The DNA window agagagggaaatgaaTGAACACTGAAATGTCGTCATTCTAAAAGCAAGACACTAACAGtcaagggagagaaggggacccCTCACCCAAAGTCCCACACTAGTGAGGGCTAGAGAAAGGGCTCCCCGTAGGCATCCCCAGAATCTGCTCAGTATCAGTCTCACTTCCTCAAGAACCGGGGTTTGAGCTCCACAAGACCTGGGTCTGGTATTTCTTTGGCTCCCACCCAGGAAACAGGTGTAGTCTGATGCCATAATGAGAAACACCCACTGGTGCCTTTGGCTGGGCTCACTCCCTAGTTTTGTGTCCTTCATCACAAGGCTGGCACTGGAGGAAAGAGCTGGGGTGGCACAGGaaccctccctcccacacccacctGCTCTAGTCTGCCTccgactgactgactgactgactgacggTGTGACCTGGAGAAAGCACCTTCCCCACCGTGAACCACTGAACCCTTTCTGCGAACTGTGACCAGGGGCTGCACAATGGAGGCAGGCTGGCTGTGCTGTGTCTGCCCAGcagtcctcccctccccactgccccagcctGCAGCACCACAGGTGCCCCCTATGTGCTCAATAATAACTGCCCTGGCCACTAAGAAAAATGCTGGATTACGAGGCAGGGCTGGGTAAAGCCAGGAGTCTGTGGTTTCTGAAAGACAGCAAAGGAAAATTATCCAGCTGAACAAAGGGAGATTTTGGCTTCCACGGGATGGTTATATTTTAGACTTCTGGGAGCAGGAGTAATCATATTTAGAAAtgggacatttctgcaaaaagggTCTAAAGCAAACCCCTTGCTCTACTCTTACAATCACTAGAGTCACCTGCATCCCAGTGCAGTGCTATGGGCTTACCGGCAAACAAAATGTGTAAGTCATTCACCACCACTGATCATCCCTCCTGCTATTTCCAGATGAGCTATTGGAATTGTGTGCAATGAAGGTGAAGCTGTCTGGAGCTCTCAGCAACCCAATGCTGGCCACAAGCCCCAGGATCCAAGGCGCTCTCTGCTCTCCCAAGCTCCCTCCCCACATACCACTCCATTCTACGCCCCACCCAGCTTCCCCTCACCACCCTCAGCCCAGACCTCCACAAGATTTCCTACAGAAATCCCCTAGCCTACCAGGTCAAATCCGAAAATTTGCATCTTTGCTGGGAGGCTCCCATCcttttcccacccctcccccccactcccagcaccACCAACGTCTCTGGCCCAAGGCACCGCCAGTTCCCCgctccccactctccccacccccaaccaggcactcacctctctgcctttggagactCTCCGCCTCCAAGGAGCCTGGGGTTCAGAGACTCGACCTTAGACCTTACTTCCCCACAACGCCCCGCCCTCCTACGACTACTCAAGTACTCAGCGTTCAGCTGGACAAATCAAATAGCCCACCTACTGCTGTACTTGACCAGACCCAGGAGTTCAGGTTGATTTGAATTTAAAGGAGAAGTTCAACATAAAGTAAATTTCAAGTGGTGAGAGCTTCGGCTTGGACCAGGGTTCGAAAGTTACTTCCACCACTTGCTAACCAAGTGGCAAAGTcatttgaacctcagttttcccattcaTAATAAGGAACCATATGCCCCATATGTAGCCAAGGGACTGTGCTAAGGACTGTGCGTGCGTTTTCTTATTTCATCCCCTCACGAGAGCCAGTACTTTCATCATTGTGGCcgtttcacagaagaggaagccaAGGCTCAGGGAAGTAAAGCCCCAAATCCCCTGGCCAATGGAGCCATGCCTCAAACCCTGCAGGATTCCGAAACCCACATCCCCAGCGCGAGATCCCCAGAAACCTGTCAGTGCGGAGGAGGCAGGACAAGGACCCCGCCCCGCCGCGCTCCCTCCGGGTTTCCAGCCAGCGCTACCTTCCTTGGGCGCGTTGGCATCCCAGACGCTCCACATCTGCACGAAGAAGAATGGCGTCCAGCACACGATGAAGGCCAGCACGATAATGAAGGTCATCTTAACCGTGCGGATCTTGGCCTTGGAGATGAGCTTGACGCTGCTGACGCGTGCCAGAGCCGCGCTCCCCGCGCTGCCCGCCGCCCGGCCCTCCGACCCCTCGGCAGCctccgccgcggccgccgccgccgccgtcttGAGTCTCAAGTTCTGCCAGATCTTGAAGCTGATGAGGCCGTAGCAGGCGGCGAGCACGATGACAGGCACGATGTAGACGGCGAGTGTGATCCACGTGATGTAGGCCTTGGGCCCCCAGGGCTGGATGAAGACGGCCCAGCAGTCGAAGACGCCGTCGGCCACCTCGCGCAGCGAGAAGATGTGCACTTGCGGCGCGCTAGCCACCAGGCAGCCCAGCCACGTGGCGAGCACCGCCAGGCGGTCCGCCCGGCGACGCAGCGCCCGCAGCGGCTGGCAGATGGCCAGGCAGCGGTCCAGAGACATGAGCAGTAGCAGGTAGGTGGAGGCGAACATGCCCACCACCTGCAGGTACTTGACCAGGCGGCACAGCAGGTCGGGCCCGTAGAAGCGGAAGGTGATGTCCCACAGCAGTTGCGGCAGCACCTGGAACACGGCCACCACCAGGTCGGCTATGCTCAGGTGCTTCATGAAGAAGAAGAGGCGCGAGTGTTTGTG is part of the Mustela nigripes isolate SB6536 chromosome 2, MUSNIG.SB6536, whole genome shotgun sequence genome and encodes:
- the OXTR gene encoding oxytocin receptor, whose amino-acid sequence is MEGSLVANWSAEAVNGSEAPPEAEGNRTAGPPQRNEALARVEVAVLCLILFLALSGNACVLLALRTTRHKHSRLFFFMKHLSIADLVVAVFQVLPQLLWDITFRFYGPDLLCRLVKYLQVVGMFASTYLLLLMSLDRCLAICQPLRALRRRADRLAVLATWLGCLVASAPQVHIFSLREVADGVFDCWAVFIQPWGPKAYITWITLAVYIVPVIVLAACYGLISFKIWQNLRLKTAAAAAAAEAAEGSEGRAAGSAGSAALARVSSVKLISKAKIRTVKMTFIIVLAFIVCWTPFFFVQMWSVWDANAPKEASAFIIAMLLASLNSCCNPWIYLLFTGHLFHELVQRFLCCFSSYLKGNRPGETSVSKKSNSSTFVLSRHSSSQRSCSQPSTV